The Cellulophaga sp. L1A9 genome window below encodes:
- a CDS encoding patatin family protein, producing the protein MRALVISGGGSKGAFAGGVAQYLIEEAQREYDLLIGTSTGSLLISHLGLKKIEKIKNIYTSVSQEDIFSNCPFSIQKKHGVESIGIHHFNVLKNFYRGSKTFGESHKLLKLIKNTITMSEFEELINGTKDIVVTVSNLSLNQVEYKSINDFSYDEFCEWVWISCNYTPFMSLVKKNGCEYADGGLGTMVPIEEAIKRGATTIDAIILQTEVTHLNRMPSKNVFSLLTNMFAFMLDRIEHQNIRIGKYVASHNNAIINFYYTPTVLTTNSLIFDKAKMTAWWKSGFNYAKFKTSESSPLEPEGTNQ; encoded by the coding sequence ATGAGAGCATTAGTAATTTCTGGAGGTGGGAGCAAAGGTGCTTTTGCAGGTGGTGTTGCGCAATATCTTATTGAAGAGGCACAACGGGAGTATGATCTACTTATAGGAACATCTACGGGGAGTCTTTTAATTTCTCATTTGGGGCTTAAAAAAATAGAAAAAATAAAAAATATTTATACCTCTGTAAGTCAAGAGGACATTTTTAGTAATTGTCCATTCTCTATACAAAAAAAGCATGGTGTTGAAAGTATAGGAATCCACCATTTTAATGTGCTGAAAAATTTTTACCGCGGAAGTAAAACCTTTGGAGAGAGCCATAAGCTTCTAAAGCTGATTAAAAATACTATAACTATGTCAGAATTTGAAGAACTAATAAATGGTACTAAAGATATCGTGGTAACTGTTTCTAACTTATCTCTTAACCAAGTAGAATATAAATCAATTAATGATTTTTCCTATGATGAGTTTTGCGAATGGGTATGGATCTCTTGTAACTATACGCCATTCATGAGCTTAGTAAAGAAAAATGGTTGTGAATATGCTGATGGTGGTTTAGGTACTATGGTTCCTATTGAAGAAGCTATTAAACGTGGTGCTACCACGATAGATGCTATAATTTTACAAACAGAAGTCACACATTTAAACCGGATGCCTTCTAAAAATGTTTTTTCATTATTAACCAATATGTTTGCGTTTATGCTGGATCGTATAGAGCATCAAAATATAAGAATAGGGAAGTATGTAGCAAGCCATAATAATGCAATCATTAACTTTTATTACACTCCCACTGTTTTAACTACAAATTCACTTATTTTTGACAAAGCTAAAATGACTGCTTGGTGGAAAAGTGGATTTAACTATGCTAAATTCAAAACCTCAGAAAGTAGTCCGCTAGAACCAGAAGGAACCAACCAATAA
- a CDS encoding patatin family protein gives MKALVISGGGSKGAFAGGVAQYLMEIKKKEYDLFLGTSTGSLLIPQLSLNNVGKLYDIYTNVNQLSIFSLNPFIVKKKDGREFVTINYFTTFLQFLKRKRTFGESGALRRTIKKNFSPEEFNLIKNSNKKVIVTVSNLSKNRVEYKELNDFTYEEFCDWIWISCNYIPFMSLVKRNGHEYGDGGLGCVVPIREAIRRGATEVDAIILESENLNQNKVLGKNPFSLMLSIYGFVLDQIEYHDVSEGVLAAKHNGVKLNLYYTPTRLTENSLVFNKKLMREWWLQGFSYAEEKFKEK, from the coding sequence TTGAAAGCATTAGTAATAAGTGGAGGTGGGAGTAAAGGTGCTTTTGCTGGTGGAGTTGCACAATACCTTATGGAGATTAAGAAAAAGGAATATGATCTATTTCTTGGCACCTCTACGGGTAGCCTATTAATTCCGCAATTATCGCTAAATAATGTTGGTAAACTTTATGATATTTATACCAATGTAAATCAACTTTCTATTTTTAGTTTAAATCCGTTTATAGTAAAGAAAAAAGATGGTCGTGAATTTGTAACTATTAACTATTTTACGACATTCTTGCAATTTTTAAAACGTAAAAGAACATTTGGAGAAAGCGGTGCCTTGCGCAGAACCATTAAAAAGAATTTCTCTCCTGAAGAATTTAATTTAATAAAAAATTCAAACAAAAAAGTAATTGTAACGGTTTCTAATTTATCAAAAAATAGGGTAGAGTACAAGGAGTTAAATGATTTTACTTACGAAGAGTTTTGTGATTGGATTTGGATTTCTTGTAATTATATTCCATTTATGTCATTAGTAAAACGCAATGGCCATGAATATGGCGATGGAGGATTAGGATGTGTTGTTCCGATCCGAGAAGCTATCCGAAGAGGAGCCACAGAAGTTGATGCGATTATCTTAGAATCCGAAAATTTGAATCAGAATAAAGTATTGGGTAAAAACCCATTTTCTCTAATGCTAAGTATTTACGGCTTTGTACTGGACCAAATAGAATACCATGATGTTTCTGAAGGTGTTTTAGCCGCCAAGCACAACGGCGTGAAATTAAATTTGTATTACACGCCCACTCGACTTACCGAAAACTCTCTCGTTTTCAATAAAAAACTAATGCGAGAGTGGTGGTTGCAAGGATTTAGTTATGCCGAAGAAAAATTTAAAGAAAAATAA
- a CDS encoding FMN-binding glutamate synthase family protein → MIDFFTNIPWYVWLLLIILVIAIRDVFFQKAHTISHNFPIVGHIRYWLESIGPEMRQYFVSNNREELPFNRIERGWIYASAKNENNYEGFGTDRDIYAHQYIFVKNQMMAYEVPENHPNIEDKSFIPCAKVIGAYNKRRKPYRPASVINVSAMSFGSLSAAAVSAMNKGVGLAGAYHNTGEGGLSPYHKQGGDVVFHFGTGYFGVRSDEGSLSIEKLKKLVADNPCIKAIEIKLSQGAKPGKGGVLPGAKITPELAEIRGVEVGKDVLSPATHKAFKSVPELLQLIEKIAEETGLPVGIKGAIGKLDQWEELADVMKKTGKGPDFITVDGGEGGTGAAPPSFADHVSLPWVYGFSSVYKVFLNRDLTDRIVFIGSGKLGFPAKAAMAFAMGADCINVAREAMMSIGCIQAQVCHTNRCPTGIATQSKWLQNGIDISLKSERLAQYFKTFRKEFLEITHAAGYEHPCQFHMEDIQVNVDDTDLNRDLRSTYKYQKNPVPFNGVQELYDCMHLGGKKMN, encoded by the coding sequence ATGATTGATTTTTTTACAAATATTCCGTGGTATGTATGGCTATTGCTGATTATTCTTGTTATTGCTATTCGAGATGTTTTTTTTCAAAAAGCACATACAATTTCACACAACTTCCCCATTGTAGGACATATTAGATATTGGCTAGAGAGTATTGGACCAGAAATGCGCCAGTATTTTGTTTCGAATAACAGAGAAGAATTACCCTTTAACCGTATTGAACGTGGGTGGATTTACGCTTCTGCTAAGAACGAGAATAATTATGAAGGTTTTGGTACGGATAGAGATATTTATGCGCACCAATATATCTTCGTGAAAAATCAGATGATGGCGTATGAAGTACCAGAAAACCATCCTAATATAGAAGATAAAAGTTTTATTCCTTGTGCCAAGGTAATTGGTGCCTACAACAAGCGTAGAAAACCATACCGACCTGCATCTGTCATTAACGTATCAGCCATGAGTTTTGGCTCACTTTCTGCAGCGGCGGTGTCGGCTATGAATAAAGGAGTTGGCTTAGCAGGTGCTTATCATAACACAGGCGAAGGTGGACTATCCCCGTACCACAAACAAGGTGGTGATGTTGTTTTTCACTTTGGTACAGGATATTTTGGTGTTCGTAGTGATGAAGGAAGCTTGTCTATAGAAAAGCTAAAAAAACTCGTTGCAGATAATCCGTGTATAAAAGCGATTGAGATTAAGCTGTCTCAAGGTGCTAAACCAGGAAAAGGGGGTGTTTTGCCAGGTGCAAAAATAACACCCGAACTAGCAGAAATTAGAGGTGTAGAAGTAGGTAAAGATGTATTATCTCCTGCGACCCACAAAGCATTTAAGTCTGTACCTGAATTATTACAGTTAATTGAAAAAATAGCAGAAGAAACAGGTTTACCTGTTGGGATAAAGGGAGCTATTGGAAAATTAGACCAATGGGAAGAATTGGCAGATGTCATGAAAAAAACAGGCAAAGGTCCTGATTTTATTACGGTTGATGGTGGTGAAGGTGGTACAGGTGCTGCTCCTCCAAGTTTTGCCGATCATGTATCTTTACCTTGGGTATATGGTTTCTCTAGTGTTTATAAAGTATTCTTGAATAGGGATTTAACCGATAGGATTGTGTTTATTGGTAGTGGTAAATTAGGTTTTCCGGCTAAAGCAGCTATGGCCTTTGCTATGGGCGCAGATTGTATTAATGTTGCCCGTGAGGCAATGATGAGTATTGGTTGTATCCAAGCACAGGTATGTCATACAAATCGCTGTCCTACTGGTATAGCAACACAAAGCAAATGGTTACAAAACGGAATAGATATTTCGTTGAAATCAGAACGTTTGGCACAATATTTCAAAACATTTAGAAAAGAATTTTTAGAAATTACACATGCTGCAGGTTATGAACATCCATGTCAGTTTCATATGGAAGATATTCAAGTGAATGTAGATGATACCGATTTAAATAGAGATTTAAGATCCACATATAAATATCAGAAGAATCCAGTTCCTTTTAATGGTGTACAAGAATTATACGATTGTATGCATTTAGGAGGAAAAAAAATGAATTAA
- a CDS encoding amidohydrolase produces the protein MNKLVLKAFLLFGFCAFAQNTVSEKDFNSVEKKIIDWRRDFHQYPELSNREFKTAEKIAKHLKSIGIEVQTGVAKTGVVGILKGNKPGKVVALRADIDGLPVTERNDLAYKSNEVGDFAGEQVGVMHACGHDTHIAILMGVAEVLSKNKDKIKGTIKFIFQPAEEGPPPGEEGGAALMIKEGVLKNPDVDVIFGLHINSATPVGTIRYKSGGTMAAAQWFEIKVKGKQSHGSQPWSGVDPILISAKIIDGLQTIISREVDLTNEAAVITVGKITSGVRFNIIPESANMIGTIRTLDYDMQKLINRRMEEMVPAIAKTYGGDATINITNSTAITYNDPDLVLQMVPSMEKVAGKENVQVQKAVTGAEDFSYFQEKVPGFYFFLGGMTPGNTEAFPHHTPDFKIDDSGMLLGVKTLTAMSIDYLNK, from the coding sequence ATGAATAAACTAGTACTCAAAGCTTTTCTGCTTTTCGGATTTTGTGCATTTGCCCAAAATACGGTTTCAGAGAAAGATTTTAACTCCGTTGAAAAAAAAATAATTGATTGGCGTAGAGATTTTCATCAATATCCTGAGCTTTCAAATAGGGAGTTTAAAACTGCAGAAAAAATAGCGAAACATTTAAAATCCATAGGTATTGAGGTACAAACGGGAGTTGCAAAAACGGGTGTAGTTGGTATCTTAAAAGGAAATAAACCAGGGAAAGTGGTTGCTTTACGAGCAGATATAGATGGTTTACCTGTTACAGAACGTAATGATTTAGCATATAAATCTAATGAAGTAGGCGATTTTGCTGGTGAACAGGTTGGAGTGATGCATGCTTGTGGTCATGATACTCATATTGCCATCTTAATGGGAGTTGCAGAAGTTTTATCAAAAAACAAGGATAAAATAAAAGGCACTATAAAATTTATTTTTCAACCCGCAGAAGAAGGTCCGCCTCCAGGAGAAGAAGGAGGAGCGGCGTTAATGATTAAAGAAGGTGTTTTAAAAAATCCAGATGTAGATGTTATTTTTGGCTTACATATAAATTCAGCTACGCCCGTAGGTACCATCCGTTATAAGTCAGGTGGGACTATGGCTGCTGCACAATGGTTTGAAATTAAAGTTAAAGGAAAGCAAAGTCACGGTTCACAACCATGGTCTGGCGTTGATCCTATATTAATTAGTGCAAAAATAATTGATGGATTACAAACTATTATCAGCCGAGAAGTAGATTTAACGAATGAAGCAGCAGTAATTACAGTAGGAAAAATTACCAGTGGTGTACGTTTTAATATTATTCCTGAAAGTGCGAATATGATAGGTACTATTAGAACGTTGGATTATGATATGCAAAAACTTATCAACCGTAGAATGGAAGAAATGGTTCCTGCAATTGCTAAGACATATGGTGGTGATGCTACTATTAATATCACAAATAGTACAGCAATCACATATAATGATCCAGATTTAGTATTGCAAATGGTGCCTTCTATGGAAAAAGTAGCGGGTAAAGAGAATGTACAAGTTCAGAAAGCAGTAACTGGCGCCGAAGATTTTTCTTATTTTCAAGAAAAAGTCCCTGGCTTCTATTTCTTTTTAGGAGGTATGACTCCAGGAAATACAGAAGCTTTTCCTCATCATACACCTGATTTTAAAATAGATGATAGTGGTATGCTTTTAGGGGTTAAAACCTTAACAGCGATGAGCATAGACTATCTAAATAAATAA
- a CDS encoding DsrE family protein, with translation MKSILNSVILSIILLNLSFGQEKSAGPIIKEFGAVYKVENPDFKVDVTQEFKAVFDVSNSPEEQDKINPYIETGARFLNMHAQAGIPENQIKAALVIHGSATKDVLTDAAYEKRYGIKNPNLHLIKALIAADVQVIFCGQSANSRKIERKEMISGIQLSLSAMTALISLQNDNYRLIKF, from the coding sequence ATGAAATCAATACTAAATTCTGTAATTCTATCTATTATTCTTTTAAATTTAAGTTTTGGACAAGAAAAATCTGCAGGACCAATAATCAAAGAGTTTGGAGCAGTCTATAAAGTAGAAAATCCTGACTTTAAAGTGGATGTTACACAAGAATTTAAGGCTGTTTTTGATGTGAGTAATAGTCCCGAAGAGCAAGATAAAATTAATCCTTATATAGAAACTGGGGCTCGTTTTTTAAATATGCATGCCCAAGCGGGAATTCCTGAAAATCAGATTAAAGCAGCTTTAGTCATTCATGGATCTGCAACGAAAGATGTATTAACAGATGCTGCTTATGAAAAAAGATATGGTATTAAAAATCCTAATTTACACTTAATAAAAGCATTAATTGCGGCAGATGTTCAAGTAATTTTTTGTGGACAATCGGCTAATTCTAGGAAAATAGAAAGAAAAGAAATGATTAGCGGTATTCAGCTTTCATTATCTGCTATGACTGCACTTATTTCCTTACAGAATGATAATTATAGACTAATTAAATTTTAA
- a CDS encoding ATP-dependent helicase, with product MVKFTVPKKSNKKQLEKYINQLNDAQRAPVLHKDGPLIVIAGAGSGKTRVLTYRIAYLMSLGIDSFNILALTFTNKAAREMKARIAAIVGNTEAKNLMMGTFHSVFARLLRYDGDKLGYPSNFTIYDTQDSQRLIASIIKEMGLDKDVYKYKQVQNRISSYKNSLITVRAYFNDAELQEADAMAKRPRMGDIYQNYVDRCFKAGAMDFDDLLLRTNELLNKFPEVLAKYQERFRYILVDEYQDTNHSQYLIIKALSDKFQNICVVGDDAQSIYSFRGANISNILNFQKDYDNVVMYRLEQNYRSTRNIVNAANSIIAKNTNQLEKVVWTDNDDGPAIKIHRSTTDAEEGRFVAGSIFENRMQHQMSNGSFAVLYRTNSQSRAIEDALRKRDIPYRIYGGLSFYQRKEIKDVLSYLRLVINPKDEEALKRVINFPARGIGMSTLDKLTVAANHYGRSIFEVIENLERINLKINAGTKRKLVDFTNMIKSFQIMNETVNAFEISEHVAKKTGILLEFKKDGTPEGIAKMDNIEELLNGIKDFVEGQKEVVDATGNISEFLEDVALATDLDNDTGDDDRVALMTIHLAKGLEFPHVYIVGMEEDLFPSGMSMSTRSELEEERRLFYVAITRAEKQAYLTYTQNRYRWGKLIDAEPSRFLEEIDEKYIENLTPVDKPGYRYKSMMDTDIFGEVDKSRLRQIKPTSGIPPSTAKPNENQLRKLRKLKPELAQPIGNTNTVDPNLAEGSLINHTRFGRGTVVKIEGIGNDRKAEIQFDGAGIKKLLLRFAKLEVIG from the coding sequence ATGGTTAAATTCACCGTTCCAAAAAAATCAAATAAAAAACAGTTGGAAAAATATATAAATCAATTAAATGATGCTCAACGAGCACCAGTTTTACATAAAGATGGACCGTTAATTGTGATTGCTGGTGCAGGATCAGGAAAAACACGTGTATTAACCTACCGAATTGCTTATCTAATGAGTTTAGGAATAGACTCATTTAATATTTTAGCACTTACTTTCACCAACAAAGCAGCCCGTGAAATGAAAGCTAGGATTGCTGCTATTGTAGGAAATACTGAAGCAAAAAACTTGATGATGGGAACTTTCCACTCTGTTTTTGCCAGATTATTACGTTATGATGGGGATAAACTGGGGTACCCAAGTAATTTTACAATTTATGATACGCAAGATTCTCAGCGTTTAATTGCATCCATTATTAAAGAAATGGGACTTGATAAAGATGTCTATAAATACAAGCAAGTCCAAAATAGAATATCATCTTATAAAAACAGTTTAATTACAGTTAGAGCCTATTTTAATGATGCCGAATTACAAGAGGCTGATGCGATGGCGAAACGTCCTAGAATGGGAGACATCTACCAAAACTATGTAGATCGATGTTTTAAAGCTGGAGCTATGGATTTTGATGATTTATTATTAAGAACCAATGAGTTACTAAATAAATTTCCTGAAGTTTTAGCGAAGTACCAAGAACGTTTTAGATATATTTTAGTAGATGAGTACCAAGATACAAACCACTCTCAGTATTTAATTATTAAGGCCTTATCTGATAAGTTTCAGAATATTTGTGTGGTAGGTGATGATGCACAAAGTATCTATTCTTTCCGTGGTGCCAATATTAGCAATATATTAAATTTCCAAAAAGATTATGATAATGTAGTGATGTATCGTCTGGAACAAAATTATCGATCTACGCGAAATATTGTAAATGCTGCAAATTCTATTATCGCAAAAAATACAAATCAGCTAGAAAAAGTCGTTTGGACGGATAATGATGATGGTCCTGCAATAAAAATTCACAGAAGTACAACTGATGCTGAAGAAGGTAGATTTGTTGCGGGTTCCATTTTTGAAAACCGCATGCAACACCAGATGTCTAATGGAAGCTTTGCCGTTCTTTATCGTACCAACTCACAATCAAGAGCTATAGAAGATGCTTTGCGTAAACGTGATATCCCTTACCGTATTTATGGCGGTTTATCCTTCTACCAGAGAAAAGAAATTAAAGATGTTCTTTCTTATTTGCGATTGGTTATTAATCCTAAAGACGAAGAAGCATTAAAACGGGTCATAAATTTTCCTGCTCGAGGAATAGGAATGAGCACTTTAGATAAATTGACTGTTGCAGCAAATCATTATGGGCGATCTATTTTTGAGGTAATTGAAAATTTAGAACGAATAAACCTAAAAATTAATGCTGGTACCAAAAGAAAATTAGTAGATTTCACTAACATGATTAAGAGTTTCCAAATCATGAATGAAACGGTTAATGCTTTTGAAATATCAGAACACGTAGCTAAAAAAACGGGAATTCTTTTAGAGTTTAAAAAAGATGGTACACCTGAAGGAATTGCCAAAATGGACAATATTGAGGAGCTTTTAAACGGTATAAAAGATTTTGTTGAAGGACAAAAAGAAGTTGTAGATGCGACTGGAAATATTAGTGAGTTTCTTGAAGATGTTGCTTTAGCTACAGATTTAGATAATGATACGGGTGATGATGATCGGGTTGCATTAATGACTATTCACTTGGCAAAAGGACTTGAATTCCCTCATGTATATATTGTTGGAATGGAAGAAGACTTATTCCCTTCTGGAATGAGTATGAGTACCCGTAGTGAGCTGGAAGAGGAGCGAAGGTTGTTCTATGTAGCCATTACAAGAGCAGAAAAACAAGCGTATTTAACGTATACTCAAAACAGGTACCGTTGGGGTAAATTAATTGATGCCGAACCCAGCAGGTTCTTAGAAGAAATAGATGAAAAATATATCGAAAACTTAACCCCTGTTGACAAACCAGGATACCGCTACAAATCTATGATGGATACGGATATCTTCGGAGAAGTAGATAAAAGTAGACTTCGTCAAATTAAACCTACCAGTGGTATTCCACCAAGTACCGCAAAGCCAAATGAAAATCAGCTTAGAAAACTTAGAAAACTAAAACCAGAATTAGCACAACCTATCGGTAACACAAATACGGTAGACCCAAATCTTGCAGAAGGTAGCTTAATTAACCATACCCGTTTTGGCCGTGGTACTGTTGTGAAAATAGAAGGTATTGGTAATGATCGTAAAGCTGAGATACAGTTTGATGGCGCAGGAATAAAAAAACTTCTTCTACGTTTTGCTAAGCTAGAAGTAATTGGTTAA
- a CDS encoding putative quinol monooxygenase, with translation MKIYLSVHIKSKPEHQEEVKAILQNLVVQTLKEEGCIRYDLHQGIDEESTFVFYEIWRDQKALDFHNQTSYIKALNALLENKLASEAALVKTTIL, from the coding sequence ATGAAAATATACTTAAGTGTTCATATAAAAAGTAAACCTGAGCATCAGGAAGAAGTAAAAGCTATTTTACAAAACTTAGTCGTACAAACCTTAAAGGAAGAGGGGTGTATCCGGTATGATTTACATCAAGGTATAGATGAGGAAAGCACCTTTGTTTTTTATGAAATTTGGAGAGATCAAAAAGCATTAGATTTCCATAATCAAACATCCTATATAAAAGCATTAAATGCCTTATTGGAAAATAAGTTAGCATCTGAAGCTGCATTGGTAAAAACAACCATACTCTAA
- a CDS encoding VOC family protein, whose translation MFKGIHHVAIICSDYKKSKQFYSEILGLRILQEVYREERNSYKLDLAIGDHYCIELFSFPEAPSRPSYPEARGLRHLAFEVEDITSTVKALNLKGVLTEAIKIDEHTGKKFTFFADPDNLPLEIYEH comes from the coding sequence ATGTTTAAAGGGATCCACCATGTAGCTATTATCTGTTCTGATTATAAAAAATCTAAGCAGTTTTATTCGGAGATTTTGGGTTTAAGAATTCTTCAAGAAGTGTATCGGGAAGAAAGAAATTCTTATAAATTAGACCTTGCCATTGGCGATCACTATTGCATTGAGTTATTTTCATTCCCTGAAGCTCCTTCAAGACCATCTTATCCTGAAGCACGTGGATTACGGCATTTAGCTTTTGAAGTAGAAGATATCACAAGTACTGTAAAAGCGCTAAATTTAAAAGGAGTACTCACCGAGGCAATCAAGATAGACGAACATACCGGAAAGAAATTTACCTTCTTTGCAGACCCCGATAATTTGCCTTTAGAAATATATGAGCACTAA
- a CDS encoding alkaline phosphatase, with protein MSTKNTTRRKFIQRTLLASGGIILAPNFISCKNDDDLTVSELDTTQLTIKNFNQGIASFDPSSSSVLLWTRYASANSEIIWEVATEASFSSVLRSGKITTEASRDNTLAIELTELEENLKLYYRFANVTENAISVVGETITLPKEASSVKLAVCSCSNYQAGLFNAYDAMANSDADVIVHLGDYFYEYGAGGYGATVENASLNRQHEPANEIITLEDYRIRYKQYRSDADLQLAHQKKPFICIWDDHEIANDTYKNGAENHDEATEGSFEVRKQNALQAYSEYLPFSRQDKNNNSLIYRTINIGNLVNMIMLDTRLIGRDKQLSIGNYFTATGLDTVALEQDLNEASRSILGTTQKDWLLSELASNTNPWQVLGQQVLMGQMEIPIAMLTAFGADNFAEILTELVTIKVRMQNNDPSLTDAEKASVLITVPYNLDAWDGYPGDREQIYQALNGKKIITLAGDTHNAWNNTLYAADGTEVGMELATSSISSPGFETYLGTTDPAFLGGFEQALTTLIDGLAYFDASRRGYMMTTFTKTEVTSEWIYVDTILSSSYETSIGHTVTYS; from the coding sequence ATGTCAACCAAGAACACTACGAGAAGAAAATTTATTCAAAGAACCTTACTAGCTTCAGGAGGAATTATTTTAGCTCCTAATTTTATAAGCTGTAAAAATGATGATGATCTTACGGTATCAGAATTAGATACTACGCAATTAACTATTAAAAACTTTAATCAGGGAATTGCGAGTTTTGATCCAAGCAGTTCATCTGTCCTTTTATGGACACGCTACGCTTCTGCAAATTCAGAAATTATATGGGAAGTAGCTACAGAGGCTAGTTTTTCATCGGTATTGAGAAGTGGAAAAATCACTACGGAAGCCTCTAGAGATAATACGCTTGCTATTGAGCTTACAGAATTAGAGGAAAATTTAAAGCTGTACTACAGGTTTGCTAATGTCACAGAGAATGCCATCTCTGTTGTTGGCGAAACCATTACACTTCCTAAAGAAGCATCTTCCGTAAAACTTGCAGTATGTTCTTGTTCTAATTACCAAGCTGGTTTATTTAACGCTTATGATGCGATGGCCAATTCAGATGCTGATGTCATTGTACATTTAGGTGATTATTTTTACGAATATGGTGCTGGAGGTTATGGTGCTACAGTAGAAAATGCCTCTTTAAACCGCCAGCATGAACCTGCAAATGAAATTATAACATTAGAAGATTACAGAATTAGATACAAACAATACCGCTCTGATGCCGATTTGCAGTTGGCGCATCAGAAAAAGCCTTTTATATGTATTTGGGATGATCATGAAATTGCCAATGACACGTATAAAAATGGCGCAGAGAACCATGATGAAGCCACAGAAGGAAGTTTTGAAGTAAGAAAACAAAATGCATTACAAGCGTATAGTGAATACTTACCTTTTTCAAGACAAGATAAAAACAATAACAGTTTAATATACAGAACCATAAATATTGGAAATCTTGTAAATATGATTATGTTAGATACTCGACTTATTGGTAGAGACAAACAATTAAGCATAGGCAACTATTTTACCGCTACTGGTTTAGACACAGTAGCTTTAGAACAGGATTTGAATGAAGCTTCTAGAAGTATTTTAGGAACGACTCAAAAAGATTGGTTATTAAGTGAGTTAGCAAGTAACACCAACCCATGGCAGGTATTAGGGCAACAGGTTTTAATGGGGCAAATGGAAATCCCTATTGCGATGCTTACTGCTTTTGGTGCTGATAATTTCGCAGAAATACTTACGGAGCTTGTAACGATAAAAGTAAGAATGCAAAACAATGACCCGAGCCTAACGGACGCAGAGAAAGCAAGTGTTTTAATTACGGTGCCTTATAATTTAGATGCCTGGGATGGGTATCCAGGAGATAGAGAGCAAATCTACCAAGCCTTAAACGGAAAAAAAATAATTACTTTAGCCGGAGATACACATAATGCTTGGAACAATACATTGTACGCTGCAGATGGTACAGAAGTAGGCATGGAACTTGCTACTTCTAGTATTAGTTCACCTGGTTTTGAAACCTATTTAGGGACAACAGATCCTGCTTTCTTAGGAGGTTTTGAGCAAGCACTAACCACCTTAATAGATGGATTAGCTTATTTTGATGCTTCTAGAAGAGGCTACATGATGACAACTTTTACAAAAACAGAAGTAACTTCTGAGTGGATTTATGTAGATACTATTTTATCATCTTCCTATGAAACGAGTATTGGTCATACCGTTACGTATTCCTAA
- a CDS encoding L-threonylcarbamoyladenylate synthase, which yields MSEFIKIYPENPNPKEIKKVVQVLKKGGLVIYPTDTVYGLGCDITNTKALEKIARIKGIKLDKANWSFICADLSNLSDYVRQIDTPTFKILKRALPGPYTFILPGNNKLPKEFKKKKTVGIRVPDNSIAKAIVEALGNPIVSTSIRDDDEVLEYTTDPELIFEKWQNLVDIVIDGGYGDNTASTVIDLSEGEPVVIREGKGPIDIF from the coding sequence ATGTCTGAGTTCATTAAAATCTATCCGGAAAACCCAAATCCGAAAGAAATAAAAAAGGTGGTACAAGTACTTAAAAAAGGTGGATTAGTAATTTACCCTACAGATACTGTGTATGGCTTGGGTTGTGATATTACCAATACAAAAGCTTTAGAAAAAATTGCTAGAATTAAAGGTATTAAACTAGACAAGGCTAATTGGTCTTTTATCTGTGCAGATTTAAGTAATTTATCAGATTATGTCCGTCAGATAGATACACCAACCTTTAAAATTTTAAAACGTGCATTGCCTGGTCCTTATACTTTTATTTTACCAGGGAATAATAAGCTCCCAAAAGAGTTTAAAAAGAAAAAAACTGTAGGTATTCGTGTACCTGACAATTCTATCGCTAAGGCCATTGTAGAGGCTTTAGGGAACCCAATAGTATCTACATCTATAAGAGATGATGATGAAGTTTTGGAGTATACAACGGATCCTGAGTTAATTTTTGAAAAATGGCAGAATCTAGTAGATATTGTTATAGATGGAGGTTATGGAGATAATACAGCGTCAACGGTGATTGATTTATCCGAAGGTGAACCTGTAGTGATTAGAGAAGGTAAAGGTCCTATTGACATTTTCTAA